A stretch of Streptococcus chenjunshii DNA encodes these proteins:
- a CDS encoding DUF438 domain-containing protein: MAAERIEILKDILLDLHHGASPDSVQERFNQHFSGVSALEISLMEHELMSSDTGITFEDVMSLCNVHANLFKGAIAGVEMPDSEREGHPVKVFKDENLALRAALLRIRRIIANYTKPENRNYQADLIKGLKRQFQLLGQFENHYTRKEKVFFPIMESYGHDAPPKVMWGVDDEIRELFDSAQTLALQLPQANIAEVSEKFEVFAKEFEEMIFKEESILLMILLEIFTQDDWLAVAEESDVYGYAVIKPAEKWEPDRSSFSAEQSEADSDSRSELTAEKPQIIETPAGQFTITFTPKEEKTAADRTVPQPFGNGYLSVEQADLLLNHLPFEITFVNKDDIFQYYNNSVPAEEMIFKRTPSQIGRNVELCHPPKVLDKVKKIFELLRSGQRDKVEMWFKSERLNKFVYVTYAAVRDDNGDFQGVLEYVQNIQPFFDLDGDYKRDL, from the coding sequence ATGGCTGCTGAACGTATTGAGATCTTAAAAGATATTCTGCTGGATCTGCATCACGGTGCCAGCCCGGATTCGGTTCAGGAACGCTTCAATCAGCATTTCTCAGGCGTTTCCGCTCTGGAAATTTCTCTGATGGAGCATGAGCTCATGTCTTCTGATACTGGAATTACTTTTGAAGATGTCATGAGCCTCTGCAATGTTCATGCCAATCTTTTTAAAGGGGCGATTGCTGGTGTAGAGATGCCCGACAGTGAGCGGGAAGGCCATCCAGTCAAAGTTTTTAAAGATGAAAATTTAGCGCTGCGGGCTGCCTTGCTGCGTATTCGGCGCATCATAGCGAATTACACAAAACCTGAAAACAGAAATTATCAGGCGGACTTGATTAAGGGGCTCAAACGCCAGTTTCAGCTCTTAGGGCAGTTTGAAAATCATTATACGCGCAAAGAAAAAGTCTTTTTCCCGATTATGGAATCTTACGGCCACGATGCACCGCCTAAGGTGATGTGGGGAGTTGATGATGAGATTCGGGAGCTTTTTGACTCTGCACAAACACTTGCCTTGCAGCTCCCTCAGGCTAATATAGCTGAAGTATCAGAAAAATTTGAAGTTTTTGCCAAAGAGTTTGAAGAGATGATTTTTAAAGAAGAATCCATCCTTTTAATGATTCTTTTGGAGATTTTTACGCAGGATGACTGGCTGGCGGTTGCTGAAGAAAGTGATGTTTATGGCTATGCTGTCATCAAGCCGGCTGAGAAATGGGAGCCGGACAGGAGCTCTTTTTCTGCTGAACAGTCTGAAGCTGATTCAGACAGTCGTTCAGAACTAACGGCAGAAAAGCCGCAGATTATTGAAACACCTGCAGGACAGTTTACGATCACCTTTACACCAAAAGAAGAAAAGACAGCAGCGGATCGGACAGTACCGCAGCCTTTCGGGAATGGGTATCTGTCGGTTGAACAAGCCGATCTCTTGCTTAACCATCTTCCTTTTGAGATTACTTTTGTCAACAAAGATGATATTTTTCAATATTACAATAACAGTGTGCCAGCTGAAGAGATGATTTTTAAGCGCACACCAAGTCAAATCGGACGTAATGTTGAGCTGTGCCACCCGCCGAAAGTTTTAGATAAAGTAAAGAAAATCTTTGAACTGCTGAGAAGCGGCCAGCGTGATAAAGTCGAAATGTGGTTCAAATCAGAGCGCTTGAACAAGTTTGTCTATGTTACCTATGCTGCTGTACGAGATGACAATGGAGATTTCCAAGGGGTGCTCGAATATGTTCAAAACATTCAGCCTTTCTTTGACCTTGACGGTGATTATAAGAGGGATCTCTAA
- a CDS encoding DUF1858 domain-containing protein has protein sequence MNNTIDLRKPVAETIQEHPEVKDILIDLGFKPLANPLMLKTLGKATSLKNGSKLTKIPLDQIKKTLEFNGYDVIGED, from the coding sequence ATGAATAATACAATAGATTTAAGGAAGCCTGTTGCGGAGACCATTCAGGAGCATCCGGAGGTCAAGGATATATTGATTGATTTAGGTTTTAAACCGCTGGCCAATCCGCTGATGCTTAAAACTTTAGGGAAGGCAACAAGCCTTAAAAACGGTTCTAAACTGACAAAAATCCCTTTGGATCAGATTAAAAAAACTCTGGAATTTAATGGCTATGATGTAATAGGAGAAGACTAA
- a CDS encoding alpha/beta hydrolase — protein sequence MEITIQRDGLSLFGLLEGTDKVENEEIAVLMHGFKGDLGYRKGALLDDLVQTLNAAGLATLRFDFSGCGNSGGRFQDMTVLSEILDGLKIIEYARYTVKAKRIYLIGHSQGGVVASMLAGYFPDIIAKLILMAPAATLKDDAIKGECQGVVYDPAHIPDYILIDGFKVGGDYFRTAQTLPIYEVAAQYSGPVLLIHGALDKVVAPVASERYKAVYENSSYHLLEGAGHNLSGQTGQRQTVRDLACSFLKNMI from the coding sequence ATGGAAATAACAATTCAAAGAGATGGTTTAAGTTTATTCGGTCTGCTTGAGGGGACTGATAAGGTGGAAAATGAAGAGATTGCTGTTTTAATGCATGGTTTTAAGGGAGATTTAGGCTACCGCAAGGGTGCCTTATTAGATGATCTTGTCCAAACTTTAAACGCAGCCGGTTTAGCGACCCTTCGTTTTGATTTTAGCGGCTGCGGCAACAGTGGCGGCCGATTTCAGGATATGACGGTTTTAAGTGAGATTCTAGATGGTCTGAAAATAATAGAGTATGCCCGCTACACGGTAAAGGCAAAGCGAATTTACCTAATTGGCCATTCACAAGGCGGAGTCGTCGCCAGCATGCTGGCAGGATATTTTCCAGATATCATTGCTAAACTGATTTTAATGGCACCAGCGGCAACGCTAAAAGATGATGCCATTAAGGGGGAGTGCCAAGGCGTGGTTTACGACCCTGCCCATATCCCCGATTATATTCTAATAGACGGTTTTAAGGTCGGCGGAGATTATTTCAGAACAGCCCAGACGTTGCCGATTTATGAAGTGGCAGCTCAGTACTCAGGCCCTGTACTTCTGATACATGGTGCTTTGGATAAAGTTGTTGCCCCAGTTGCATCAGAGCGATACAAGGCTGTTTATGAAAACAGTTCCTACCATTTGCTCGAAGGTGCAGGTCACAATTTATCGGGACAGACGGGCCAGCGGCAGACAGTCAGGGATTTAGCCTGCAGCTTTTTGAAAAATATGATATAA
- a CDS encoding MptD family putative ECF transporter S component yields MLNLTKKDLKVSILHALFYFLCVGLGTAVSILLFHSPNMFYAPAMTALLAGWVYFHLLEKVPKFGSVTLIGLFISLFFLLSRHYILAVFPNALFALLADLLAWSKQYQSPRLNKLSYLVFSLGNTAPLLAMWLSRQGYIDYLLNKGKDMAYVNRVMLDFTAGNAASLFGSVIIAALLGGLIGNTLLRHFKK; encoded by the coding sequence ATGCTTAACTTGACTAAAAAAGACTTGAAAGTATCCATTTTACACGCTTTATTTTATTTTTTATGTGTTGGATTAGGGACTGCGGTCAGCATTTTGCTGTTTCACAGTCCCAATATGTTCTATGCGCCGGCTATGACAGCCTTGCTGGCGGGCTGGGTGTACTTTCATTTGCTTGAGAAAGTTCCAAAATTTGGATCGGTTACTCTGATCGGCCTTTTTATTTCACTCTTCTTTCTCTTGTCTCGGCACTATATTTTGGCCGTATTCCCTAATGCTCTCTTCGCTCTTTTGGCAGACCTGCTTGCCTGGTCGAAACAGTATCAGTCTCCGCGTTTAAATAAGCTGTCTTATCTTGTCTTTTCTCTGGGCAATACAGCACCTTTGCTGGCTATGTGGCTATCTAGGCAGGGATATATCGATTATCTTTTAAATAAGGGAAAAGATATGGCCTATGTAAACCGTGTCATGTTAGATTTTACTGCCGGCAATGCTGCCAGTCTTTTCGGCAGTGTCATCATTGCCGCCTTATTGGGCGGTTTAATTGGCAATACCCTTTTACGGCATTTTAAAAAATAA
- a CDS encoding aromatic acid exporter family protein, which yields MNHLERTLKIVLAAVFAIVLAEKFGLHYASSAGIIAILSVLETRKSTLKMAFQRLQSVLLAFLLAVCSYSCLGFNLWALSVYLLFYVFLAYRLHLEAGIAPSTVLVMHLLAEKSLAPELIAEEFTLFTIGAGLALLFNLYMPSKNKEIQAFHQQVEVQMKAILYRFETFLLTGSGENKAELINQLDETLEQALRLVYLERHNQLFQQTNYQVHYFEMRQQQNKLLRQMAANISRCHLAGRESSLLAHLFHETAHQLSEKNSGVVLIEDIEQMLTLFRQTDLPKTRQEFERRAVLFQLLQDLERFIQIKVDFYQEIA from the coding sequence ATGAATCATCTGGAAAGAACTTTGAAAATTGTTTTAGCGGCTGTATTTGCGATTGTATTAGCTGAAAAATTTGGTCTGCACTATGCCTCCTCAGCAGGGATTATTGCTATATTAAGTGTTTTGGAAACACGAAAATCGACCTTGAAAATGGCTTTTCAGCGTTTGCAGTCGGTTCTTCTGGCTTTTCTACTGGCTGTCTGCTCCTACAGCTGTTTAGGTTTTAATCTTTGGGCCCTGTCAGTCTATCTTCTTTTTTATGTTTTTTTAGCTTATCGATTGCATCTTGAAGCCGGTATTGCTCCCAGCACGGTCTTAGTCATGCATTTGCTGGCAGAAAAAAGCCTTGCCCCGGAACTGATAGCTGAAGAATTCACCCTTTTCACCATCGGAGCAGGTTTAGCTCTGCTTTTTAATCTCTATATGCCATCTAAAAATAAGGAGATTCAGGCCTTTCATCAGCAGGTAGAAGTGCAGATGAAAGCTATTCTTTACCGTTTTGAAACTTTTTTGCTGACAGGCAGCGGGGAAAACAAAGCGGAATTGATTAATCAGCTGGATGAGACTTTAGAGCAGGCTCTGCGTCTGGTTTATTTGGAGCGTCATAACCAGCTTTTCCAGCAGACCAATTATCAGGTTCACTATTTTGAAATGCGGCAGCAGCAAAACAAGCTGCTGAGACAGATGGCGGCTAATATCAGCCGCTGTCATTTAGCAGGCAGGGAAAGCAGTCTGCTGGCCCATCTTTTTCATGAAACGGCTCATCAGTTAAGCGAAAAAAATTCTGGCGTCGTTCTCATTGAGGATATAGAACAGATGCTGACGCTTTTTCGCCAGACTGATCTTCCGAAAACCCGTCAGGAGTTTGAAAGAAGAGCTGTACTTTTTCAGCTTTTGCAGGATTTGGAGCGCTTTATCCAAATCAAGGTTGATTTCTATCAAGAAATAGCTTAA